From Panicum hallii strain FIL2 chromosome 2, PHallii_v3.1, whole genome shotgun sequence, a single genomic window includes:
- the LOC112879408 gene encoding protein MET1, chloroplastic, whose amino-acid sequence MAALAHQVGANQPPLLSSPARLPRSSSNARLLPAASLGGRGVRLLPRGARRTAAVVVRASSEAKAEAEAKPAEGGGEEERPYEEYEVTIEKPYGLKFSKGRDGGTYVEAILPGAAADKTGQFTVGDKVLATSAVFGDDIWPAAGYGQTMYSIRQRVGPLYMKMERRFGKWDGAGELTEKEIIRAERNSGVVSGRVREIQLQNYQRKMAQKMQREEDLRMGLRLYKDGKYEEALEKFESVLGSKPESSEASIASYNVACSYSKLNRIQAGLSALEDALKSGYEDFKRIRTDPDLENLRKSEEFEPMLKNYDESFINENALNAIKSLFGFGKQ is encoded by the exons ATGGCGGCGCTGGCTCACCAGGTGGGCGCCAACCAGCCGCCGCTGCTCTCCTCccccgcccgcctcccgcgaAGCAGCAGCAATGCGCGGCTGCTCCCGGCGGCGTCCctcggcggccgcggcgtgAGGCTGCTCCCGCGGGGCGCGCGGAggaccgccgccgtcgtcgtccgggcgtcgtcggaggcgaaggcggaggcggaggccaaGCCGGCGGAGGGCGGGGGCGAGGAGGAGCGCCCGTACGAGGAGTACGAGGTCACGATCGAGAAGCCGTACGGGCTCAAGTTCTCCAAGGGCCGCGACGGCGGCACCTACGTCGAGGCCATCCTCCCCGGCGCTGCCGCCGACAAGACCGGGCAGTTCACCGTCGGCGACAAGGTGCTCGCCACCAG CGCCGTCTTCGGGGACGATATCTGGCCGGCGGCAGGGTACGGCCAGACCATGTACTCCATCCGTCAGAGGGTCGGCCCTCTCTACATGAAGATGGAGAGAAGGTTTG GTAAGTGGGATGGTGCTGGTGAGCTCACCGAGAAGGAGATCATAAGAGCTGAGAGGAACTCTGGAGTGGTCAGCGGCAGGGTGAGAGAGATCCAG TTGCAAAACTACCAGAGGAAGATGGCGCAGAAGATGCAGAGGGAAGAGGACCTCCGCATGGGGCTCAGGCTGTACAA GGATGGGAAATATGAGGAGGCATTGGAGAAGTTCGAGTCGGTTTTGGGATCAAAACCAGAGAGCAGCGAGGCTTCCATTGCCAGCTACAATGTTGCCTGCTCCTATTCCAAACTCAACCGG ATACAAGCAGGGCTTTCTGCGTTGGAAGATGCCCTGAAATCAGGCTACGAAGACTTTAAG CGAATCCGCACCGACCCGGATCTTGAAAACTTGAGGAAATCGGAAGAATTCGAGCCCATGCTGAAGAACTACGACGAGTCGTTCATCAACGAGAACGCCCTCAACGCCATCAAGTCATTGTTCGGGTTCGGCAAGCAGTGA
- the LOC112879406 gene encoding ADP-glucose phosphorylase translates to MAEASRTSEARRDAVFGRWVVFSPARSRRPTDLKSHNPTGNPSPGPGAGAPKPSCPFCAGRESECAPQIFRVPPDDALPWRIRVIENLYPALRRDIEPPPEPEVVDGEAEAEEQPGELAVRGFGFHDVVIETPRHDVRLWDLGAEGVRDVLLAYAARVRQLREHPAVKYVQVFKNHGASAGASMAHSHSQMLGTPFVPPSVTSRLNCMKEVFDRSGNCSLCEIRSKDTLICETPNFSAIVPFAASYPFEIWIIPQQHLSYFHEIDKDKALDLGSLLKTMLQKLSKQLNDPPFNFMIHSAPFRLSSSCLPYTHWFLQIVPQLSVIGGFELGSGCYINPVFPEDAAKILRELDCST, encoded by the exons ATGGCGGAAGCTTCGAGAACCTCGGAGGCGCGCCGGGACGCCGTGTTCGGGCGGTGGGTCGTCTTCTCGCCGGCGCGCTCGCGCCGGCCCACCGACCTCAAGTCCCACAACCCCACCGGCAACCCTAGCCccggccccggcgccggcgcccccaAGCCGTCCTGCCCCTTCTGCGCCGGCCGCGAGTCCGAGTGCGCGCCCCAGATCTTCCGCGTGCCGCCCGACGACGCGCTGCCGTGGCGGATCCGCGTCATCGAGAACCTCTACCCCGCGCTGCGGCGCGACATcgagccgccgcccgagccggaGGTGGTTGAcggggaggcggaggcggaggagcagcccggggagctcgccgtgcgcgGGTTCGGGTTCCATGACGTGGTCATCGAGACGCCGCGCCACGACGTGCGGCTCTGGGACCTGGGCGCCGAGGGGGTCCGCGACGTGCTGCTCGCCTACGCGGCGCGCGTGCGGCAGCTCCGGGAGCACCCCGCGGTGAAGTATGTTCAG GTGTTCAAGAACCATGGGGCATCTGCTGGGGCGTCAATGGCACATTCACACAGCCAGATGCTGGGAACTCCCTTTGTCCCTCCCTCTGTGACATCTCGGCTTAACTGCATGAAGGAGGTTTTTGATAGATCAGGGAACTGCAGCCTTTGCGAGATTAGGTCCAAAGATACCCTGATCTGCGAGACGCCCAATTTTTCTGCCATTGTTCCTTTTGCAGCATCATATCCATTTGAGATATGGATTATTCCTCAGCAACATCTTTCTTATTTCCATGAAATTGATAAGGATAAG GCACTGGATCTTGGGTCTCTGTTGAAGACAATGCTGCAAAAGTTGTCTAAGCAGCTCAATGACCCGCCATTCAACTTTATGATCCACAGCGCACCATTTCGGCTCTCATCATCCTGCCTGCCTTACACACACTGGTTCCTCCAGATAGTGCCCCAGTTAAGTGTAATAGGTGGGTTTGAGCTTGGAAGTGGGTGCTACATCAATCCAGTTTTTCCTGAAGATGCTGCCAAAATTTTGAGGGAACTTGACTGTTCAACCTAG